The DNA sequence AAAGGCCAATCCGGACGTTTTCAACGTGCTTCTTCAGATTCTAGAGGAAGGTCGTCTTACCGACGGTCAGGGTCGGAAGGTGGATTTTCGAAACACAGTTGTCATAATGACCAGCAATATAGGGGCTAGAAATATCGTTAAGCGGCAGGGGTTCGGTTTTGCCACCGATAATCACGAAGGCTTTTCGGACTGGTCCAGCGTCTCCAAGAATATAGACGAAGAGGTTAGACGGTCATTTAGGCCGGAGTTCTTGAATAGGATAGACGAGCAGGTGGTCTTCAGTCCCCTCAGCAAGGAGCAGATGCTTGGCATTCTGGACGTAATGTTGAGAGAAGTCAGGGAAAGGCTCTCTGAAAAGGGTATTCGACTTACCGTCTCGACCAAGGCGAAGGAGCTGATCCTGGAAAAGGGCTATCAGCCTCAGTATGGAGCTCGTCCTCTTAGAAGAACCATACAGAGGCTGCTTGAAGACCCTCTTGCGGATATGATACTGGACGGGAGTCTAATAGACGGCTATACCTCCAGGGTCGGAGTCTCCCGTGGGGAACTATCGTTGCGTTGCGTTCCTCCCAAAAAAGGAGATCAGCGAAAGGTCACAGCGTAGGGGAGGGGGCGTTCTCTCCCTTCCGAAGGTATATTTACCGTGATCCCCTTCCACCATAGCTGGCTCGATCCGCCGCCGTCCATGTTTATCGCTTTTAAGAGGCCTGCCTGTCTGGCTATGAAGGCTGCCTCGGACAGCGTGGCGCCGTCACTATGCCACGACGAACGACCGTCTATGACGATCCAGCATAAGCTATCGCCATCCCAGCCCGCTAAGGTTCTGGGGTGGCGTTTGTTTATTATCGAATCGGAAAACCATTCGGAGGAGAATGGTCCTTCCAGACCGAGGATCATAGGTCCCGCTTGAATTACCTGTTTTGCCCCGATCATCGCTTCATCGGACCAGATGGTCTGAAGTTTGATCTCAGCCGCATCGGAGAAGGGGCCTAATCCGGATGTCCTTAAATACAAGATATTTTCTTCCGGCTTCATGAAGTGGTTCGATCCGGCTGCTCTCCTGGTCTTTACCGTTTTCGACCTTTTTAACAGAAACTCCGTTCCGTTTCCCTTGATAGAGGTGGCGAACTGTCCGAAATGAGGGGTATAAAAACCTATCTTGCCCTCGGACGTCGGCTGGTTTATGGACGATATAGGAAGACTCTTATCCCCGCATTCTGCCGACAGCCGAAAAGATCCGTCTCCGAAGAAGGCCATATCCTGATTCCAGCCTACGGCGGACCTGTTCTTATAGGTCGGCGATGCAGGGATATCGTCTACAACTATCGTGCCGACCGGCCTGTTTTTCCAGAAAAAACCGGCGTTTACCGCGGCCACCGAATGGGAATGTTCCCCGATCTTGCTCAGGGAGAGCTTTCTGGCTCCTATGGAAGGTGCCGTGGTTATAGAGGTTCTCGACGGAAGAGCCTTTATCATGCACCAGAAAAGAGTCCTTCCTCCTCCTCCGATCGGTAATATGGAGGCCTTCCCGAATTCTTTGGGCACTCTCTTTGCCAATAACCATGCTTGAGCATAGTTGCTATACGGGCCTATTCTGACCGAGAAAGCGCAGTCGGTTTTCTCCATATAGGATGGGAAATTCAGGTTCTTTAGTCTTTTTATCGTCGCTCTGGCCTTCTCCTCACTGGAGTTTTCCGACAGGGCTATCGCCCATCCTTTAGGTGGGCGGCCAACCCCCTCTCTGTGTAGAGAAAGGGTATAGCTCGAACTGTTCACACTCATGTCCCACCTTACCCCTGAGACGATGCTTTCTTTTAGCCATTCGGTCAGATCTTTCAGATCCTCTTCGTTCAAAGTATTGGAAGGGGAACGGATCAGAGCGGGAGGCATCTTAGGTTCTATTTCCCCGGCTAGGCTTACGTATGGCTCCAGATAGGGGGGCAGCTCTCCTGTTGTCTGGACAAGGGAAGCGACCATTTTAGCCTCGTGATGCCAGCCCATCGCTCTGAACGAAAAGGCTATGGCTTCCGCTTTGCTGATCTCTATGTCAGGATAGAATCTGTCGGAAGGGAAGAGTATCCCCATTGCGAAGGCCGATTCCACATAACGCGAGCTTGGATGGTCCTTAGGAACGTCGGAGAAACTTCTTCCGTTCCAAAGAGGAAGGCTAAGTGCGGATATTATCTCGGATAGAGCTTCCCCTCTGTTCACGGCGGCAGCCGAGGTGGATATAGCTAACGCCAGCATAAAACCTGCCGTTATTTTTAAAAGGTGTCTCAATGTTTTACCTCCCCGATGTAATCGATTATGTTAGAGCCGGTTAAAATGGTACCATAGGTACGGTACGTATGGACAGATCTACTCGTCCTTGTGCTACAATGGCTCTTGATGTAAAGACCAAGAGTGGGAGGTATCGGCAAATATGGAGAAGAATCTGGAGGCCTGGATTCGAGAACCACGAAAAAAACTGGATCCCGATGCCATGGGTTTCCCCGTCGTCTCCTCCGATGTCGATGACGATATCCCTGAAAAGTCGAAAGAGGGCTTCTCCTCTCCCCTCGATTTTATAAAAAAAAGCGGGGTTCCGGCACACTCTACAGAGGAGATACCCCCCGAGAATAGTCTCGATTCCTTGGGTTCGGCGGTCTTTACAGAATCAGGGATCTCTGGCTCGGTTGAAACTCCTCCGTCTCCGTCCATGGAGAAGGTCGACGAAGAACCAGAATCATATCTTGAAGAAGAGCCCGGCGAACCCCAATCGACGACCTCCTTAGAGGCTTCTACCCTTTCTCATATGGAAGAAGGGGCTATAAGGGATATGGAGGATCGGGTTCTCTTCGATGAGGATCCTGTATTTATCTCCAAGGTTATCTCTGACGAGGAAGAGGATCCCGAGGGATCGAAATCCAATTTGCCTGAAAAAGAGAAGAAGAGTTCCTCCCGTCGTAGGTCTATTCTCCTTTCGTCCCTCGCTCTCGTCGGAGGGGGCGTCCTTTTGGTCTGGAATTTAATAGAAACGCCAACTAGAATACTCGAAGAGGCGGATCGGATGTATTCCTCAGGCGAGTTTGAAAAAGCTGTCTCTCTTTATGAAAAAGTCGAGATGGAAAGATCTCTTCCCCTTCAGTCTCTGTTAAAAAAAGGAGAGGCTCTTTTGACTGCTGAAAGATACGCAGAGGCTTTAGATTCCTTTTACGGGGCCTTGGCGTTATCCCCTGAAAGCCCGGATATTCACCGGAAAATAGGATCGATCTTGTCCCATCTTGGTTCATCCGCTCAAGCGGAGAAGAGCTACAGGGAGACCTTGAGACTAGATCCTGGCGATAACGAAACACGTCTCGAATTGGCCCGGGTGCTTTTGGATATATCTCAGCCGTTGGATGTCCTTCGATTGATCGACGAAGCTCCGATCCAAATATCCGGAGACGATGTAAACTCGCTTAGATCCGAGGCGTTGGACCTGCTGTTGCCGGTGTCGGATGTGGAGGATGTCCTCTCCGAGGATGTATCGGGAGATCTATCGGTCTCTCCCGATGAGTCCGTCGCCGTGTCCATAGACAAACTCTCCGAAGATTCGGTGGTATTGACGGTGGAGGTTCCCATAGAGATAGTCGAGGAAAAAATCTCAGAGGATCAAAAGGAGAAAACTCAGCCGATTAAGGCTGAGAAGGCCGTCGGATACAAGGTCGCCTCGGATCCTAAAGAGGTAAAAAGGGTCGTCCGAGAAGAAACAAAAAAAACGGAGATGTCCGGTCCTAGTCCTGAGGAACGACACTTCATGGTTCTGTTAAGTTCCTCCCGCAG is a window from the Dethiosulfovibrio russensis genome containing:
- a CDS encoding phosphodiester glycosidase family protein: MLALAISTSAAAVNRGEALSEIISALSLPLWNGRSFSDVPKDHPSSRYVESAFAMGILFPSDRFYPDIEISKAEAIAFSFRAMGWHHEAKMVASLVQTTGELPPYLEPYVSLAGEIEPKMPPALIRSPSNTLNEEDLKDLTEWLKESIVSGVRWDMSVNSSSYTLSLHREGVGRPPKGWAIALSENSSEEKARATIKRLKNLNFPSYMEKTDCAFSVRIGPYSNYAQAWLLAKRVPKEFGKASILPIGGGGRTLFWCMIKALPSRTSITTAPSIGARKLSLSKIGEHSHSVAAVNAGFFWKNRPVGTIVVDDIPASPTYKNRSAVGWNQDMAFFGDGSFRLSAECGDKSLPISSINQPTSEGKIGFYTPHFGQFATSIKGNGTEFLLKRSKTVKTRRAAGSNHFMKPEENILYLRTSGLGPFSDAAEIKLQTIWSDEAMIGAKQVIQAGPMILGLEGPFSSEWFSDSIINKRHPRTLAGWDGDSLCWIVIDGRSSWHSDGATLSEAAFIARQAGLLKAINMDGGGSSQLWWKGITVNIPSEGRERPLPYAVTFR
- a CDS encoding tetratricopeptide repeat protein, giving the protein MEKNLEAWIREPRKKLDPDAMGFPVVSSDVDDDIPEKSKEGFSSPLDFIKKSGVPAHSTEEIPPENSLDSLGSAVFTESGISGSVETPPSPSMEKVDEEPESYLEEEPGEPQSTTSLEASTLSHMEEGAIRDMEDRVLFDEDPVFISKVISDEEEDPEGSKSNLPEKEKKSSSRRRSILLSSLALVGGGVLLVWNLIETPTRILEEADRMYSSGEFEKAVSLYEKVEMERSLPLQSLLKKGEALLTAERYAEALDSFYGALALSPESPDIHRKIGSILSHLGSSAQAEKSYRETLRLDPGDNETRLELARVLLDISQPLDVLRLIDEAPIQISGDDVNSLRSEALDLLLPVSDVEDVLSEDVSGDLSVSPDESVAVSIDKLSEDSVVLTVEVPIEIVEEKISEDQKEKTQPIKAEKAVGYKVASDPKEVKRVVREETKKTEMSGPSPEERHFMVLLSSSRRIGAQDSDMLRRLTDKRDISSLFRLGKAYNTAGRFREALLFLEKGLLLDDKDSRLLLEAAYSCSSIGRDQDAMAMVQHLLTKRSGASLKGDPPSVLVYRSRNNWNIGWNGGDSTVKDATLYAEDEGVSIPGMIAPKIGLDMYDPLKKAIKLNPGGKELYIDFMALTVKITPSLSSRILKASAMAMEAHGLFVSGRKDEALVLIDTVEELAPSVAFWKELRDSFSTKI